In Pseudomonas hamedanensis, a single window of DNA contains:
- a CDS encoding cold-shock protein, giving the protein MATRETGNVKWFNDAKGYGFIQREDGADVFVHYRAIRGEGHRSLTEGQQVEYAVITGEKGLQAEDVVGL; this is encoded by the coding sequence ATGGCAACACGCGAAACCGGCAACGTGAAGTGGTTCAACGACGCCAAGGGCTACGGCTTTATCCAGCGCGAAGACGGAGCGGACGTGTTCGTGCACTACCGCGCGATTCGCGGCGAAGGGCACCGCTCGCTGACCGAAGGTCAACAGGTCGAGTACGCCGTGATTACTGGCGAGAAGGGGTTGCAGGCAGAAGACGTAGTTGGCCTGTAA
- the plsB gene encoding glycerol-3-phosphate 1-O-acyltransferase PlsB, whose product MTRSPFRRLVFGTLRRLLYLWVRSETINQSSFTLNLDRSRPVFYVLQNPSLTDLAVLDTECTKAGLPRPVLAVSVGSLIEPAAFFYLTPDPDWLGRQDKRGAPPTLTRLVSALTQNAAEDAQIIPVSVFWGQSPDSENSPWKLLFADSWAVTGRLRRLLSIIVLGRKTRVQFSAPIHLRELIDHNKGHERTVRMAQRILRVHFRNLKAAVIGPDISHRRNLVKGLLNQPLVKQAILDEAERENISPEKAKAQALRYGNEIASDYTYTAIRFLEVVLSWFWNKIYDGIKVNHIEGVQNVAQGHEVIYVPCHRSHIDYLLLSYLLFRNGLTPPHIAAGINLNMPVIGSLLRRGGAFFMRRTFKGNPLYTSVFNEYLHTLFTKGFPVEYFVEGGRSRTGRMLQPKTGMLAITLRSFLRSSRMPIVFVPVYIGYERVLEGRTYLGELRGASKKKESIFDIFKVIGALKQRFGQVAVNFGEPIKLAEFLDAEQPDWRQQELGPQFKPAWLNETTNRLGEKVARHLNEAAAINPVNLVALALLSTTRLALDDRAMARVLDLYLALLRKVPYSPHTTLPEGDGRALIEHVKDMDLLAEQNDALGKILYLDEQNAVLMTYYRNNVLHIFALPSLLASFFQSTSRMSREQILRYTRALYPYLQSELFIRWSLEELDAVIDQWLEAFVEQGLLRFEKDLYLRPAPSSRHFVLLTLLSKSIAQTLQRFYMTVSLLLNSGQNSISAEELEDLCTVMAQRLSILHGLNAPEFFDKSLFRHFIQTLLDLDVLRRDEAGKLSYHELLGELAEGAAKRVLPAEIRLSIRQVALHRSEDAADQVTALPEA is encoded by the coding sequence ATGACCCGTTCCCCGTTCCGCCGTCTTGTGTTTGGCACCCTGCGCCGCTTGTTGTATCTCTGGGTTCGCTCCGAGACCATCAACCAGTCGTCGTTCACCCTCAACCTCGACCGCAGTCGTCCGGTGTTCTACGTCCTGCAAAACCCTTCGCTGACCGATCTGGCCGTGCTCGACACCGAGTGCACCAAGGCCGGACTGCCGCGTCCGGTGCTGGCGGTATCGGTGGGTTCGCTGATCGAGCCGGCAGCGTTTTTCTATCTGACGCCGGACCCGGACTGGCTCGGCCGCCAGGACAAGCGCGGTGCACCGCCAACCTTGACCCGACTGGTCAGCGCATTGACCCAGAATGCTGCCGAAGACGCGCAGATCATTCCGGTGAGCGTGTTCTGGGGCCAGTCGCCGGACAGCGAAAACAGCCCGTGGAAACTGTTGTTTGCCGATAGCTGGGCAGTCACCGGTCGCCTGCGTCGGTTGCTGAGCATCATCGTCCTCGGCCGCAAGACCCGCGTGCAGTTTTCCGCGCCGATCCACCTGCGCGAACTGATCGATCACAACAAGGGCCACGAGCGCACCGTGCGCATGGCCCAGCGCATCCTGCGCGTGCACTTTCGCAACCTGAAAGCAGCAGTCATCGGCCCGGACATTTCCCACCGTCGTAACCTGGTGAAGGGTTTGCTCAATCAGCCGTTGGTCAAGCAGGCGATTCTCGACGAAGCCGAGCGTGAAAATATCTCCCCGGAAAAAGCCAAGGCCCAGGCCCTGCGCTACGGCAACGAGATCGCTTCGGACTACACCTACACGGCGATCCGCTTCCTCGAAGTGGTGCTGAGCTGGTTCTGGAACAAAATCTACGACGGCATCAAGGTCAACCACATCGAAGGCGTGCAGAACGTTGCTCAGGGTCACGAAGTGATCTACGTGCCGTGCCACCGCAGCCACATCGACTATCTGTTGCTTTCGTACCTGCTGTTTCGCAACGGCCTGACCCCGCCGCACATCGCCGCCGGGATCAACCTCAATATGCCGGTGATCGGCAGCCTGCTGCGCCGTGGCGGCGCGTTTTTCATGCGCCGCACCTTCAAGGGCAATCCGCTGTACACCTCGGTGTTCAACGAATACCTGCACACGCTGTTTACCAAAGGCTTCCCGGTCGAGTATTTCGTCGAAGGCGGCCGCTCGCGCACCGGGCGCATGCTGCAACCAAAAACCGGGATGCTTGCCATCACGTTGCGCAGCTTCCTGCGCTCGTCGCGCATGCCCATCGTGTTTGTGCCGGTGTACATCGGTTACGAGCGCGTGCTCGAAGGCCGCACTTACCTGGGCGAGTTGCGCGGGGCAAGCAAGAAGAAAGAATCGATCTTCGATATTTTCAAAGTGATCGGCGCGCTCAAGCAGCGCTTCGGCCAGGTCGCGGTGAACTTCGGCGAGCCGATCAAACTGGCGGAGTTCCTCGACGCTGAACAACCGGACTGGCGCCAGCAGGAACTCGGCCCGCAGTTCAAACCGGCGTGGCTCAACGAAACCACCAACCGCCTCGGCGAAAAAGTCGCCCGGCACCTCAACGAAGCGGCGGCGATCAACCCGGTGAACCTGGTGGCACTGGCCCTGCTGTCGACCACGCGTCTGGCGCTGGATGACCGCGCCATGGCACGGGTGCTGGATCTGTATCTGGCGCTGCTGCGCAAGGTACCGTATTCGCCGCACACGACATTGCCCGAGGGCGATGGTCGCGCGCTGATCGAGCACGTGAAGGACATGGACCTGCTCGCCGAGCAGAACGACGCGCTGGGCAAGATTCTGTATCTGGACGAACAGAACGCCGTCCTGATGACCTACTACCGCAACAACGTGCTGCACATTTTTGCGCTGCCGTCGCTGCTGGCGAGTTTCTTCCAGAGCACCTCGCGCATGAGCCGCGAGCAGATCCTGCGCTACACCCGCGCGCTGTATCCGTACCTGCAATCGGAGCTGTTCATCCGCTGGAGTCTGGAGGAACTCGATGCGGTGATCGATCAGTGGCTGGAAGCGTTCGTCGAGCAGGGTCTGCTGCGGTTCGAGAAGGACCTGTACCTGCGTCCGGCACCGAGTTCGCGACATTTCGTCCTGCTGACGCTGCTGTCCAAAAGCATTGCGCAGACCTTGCAGCGCTTCTACATGACTGTGTCGTTGCTGCTCAACAGCGGACAGAACAGCATCAGCGCCGAAGAGCTGGAAGACCTCTGCACAGTCATGGCCCAGCGTCTGTCGATCCTGCATGGCCTGAATGCGCCGGAGTTCTTCGACAAGAGTCTGTTCCGCCACTTCATCCAGACCCTGCTGGACCTCGACGTGCTGCGCCGCGACGAAGCCGGCAAACTCAGCTACCACGAACTGCTCGGCGAACTGGCCGAAGGCGCAGCCAAGCGCGTATTGCCGGCAGAAATTCGCCTGTCGATCCGCCAGGTCGCGCTGCACCGCAGTGAAGATGCCGCTGACCAGGTCACCGCTCTGCCGGAAGCCTGA